The following proteins are co-located in the Streptomyces bottropensis ATCC 25435 genome:
- a CDS encoding ABC transporter permease, which translates to MTAPIETTGSQAEAQPEAVLEGVEAKKIEGRSLGQIAWTRFKRDKVAVAGGLIVVLLILIAVLSRPLQSLLGLDPNAFNQDLIDPNTSLPQGDFGGMSWDHPLGVEPKFGRDILARILEGSWVSLVVAFGATILSNAIGVVLGLVAGYYGGRVDTVVSRLMDTFLAFPLLLFAIAISATLQGGAFGLEGLPLHISVLIFVIGFFNWPYMGRIVRGQTLALREREFIDASRGMGAGGPYVLFKELLPNLVAPIIVYSTLLIPTNIIFEASLSFLGVGIQPPQASWGGMLNQAVDFFEVDPQYMIVPGLAIFITVLAFNLLGDGLRDALDPRSR; encoded by the coding sequence ATGACCGCACCCATTGAGACGACCGGATCGCAGGCCGAGGCACAGCCCGAAGCCGTGCTGGAAGGCGTCGAGGCCAAGAAGATCGAGGGCCGTTCGCTCGGCCAGATCGCCTGGACCCGCTTCAAGCGCGACAAGGTGGCGGTCGCCGGCGGTCTCATCGTCGTCCTGCTGATCCTGATCGCGGTCCTCTCCCGGCCGCTGCAGTCGCTGCTGGGGCTCGACCCCAACGCGTTCAACCAGGACCTGATCGATCCCAACACCTCGCTCCCCCAGGGCGATTTCGGCGGGATGAGCTGGGACCACCCGCTCGGTGTCGAGCCGAAGTTCGGCCGCGACATCCTCGCCCGCATCCTGGAGGGCTCCTGGGTCTCCCTGGTCGTGGCCTTCGGCGCGACGATCCTGTCGAACGCCATCGGCGTGGTGCTGGGCCTGGTCGCCGGCTACTACGGCGGCCGGGTCGACACGGTCGTGAGCCGGCTGATGGACACCTTCCTGGCGTTCCCCCTGCTGCTCTTCGCGATCGCCATCTCCGCGACGCTGCAGGGCGGCGCCTTCGGTCTCGAAGGACTGCCGCTGCACATCTCGGTGCTGATCTTCGTCATCGGTTTCTTCAACTGGCCGTACATGGGGCGCATCGTGCGCGGTCAGACCCTGGCGCTGCGCGAGAGGGAGTTCATCGACGCCTCGCGCGGGATGGGCGCAGGCGGCCCGTACGTCCTGTTCAAGGAACTGCTGCCCAACCTCGTCGCGCCGATCATCGTCTACTCGACCCTGCTCATCCCGACGAACATCATCTTCGAGGCGTCGCTCAGCTTCCTCGGTGTCGGGATCCAGCCGCCGCAGGCCTCCTGGGGCGGCATGCTCAACCAGGCTGTCGACTTCTTCGAGGTCGACCCGCAGTACATGATCGTTCCCGGCCTCGCGATCTTCATCACGGTGCTGGCCTTCAACCTCCTCGGTGACGGCCTCCGGGACGCCCTCGACCCCCGCAGCCGCTGA